One region of Balaenoptera ricei isolate mBalRic1 chromosome 5, mBalRic1.hap2, whole genome shotgun sequence genomic DNA includes:
- the LOC132366573 gene encoding LOW QUALITY PROTEIN: bleomycin hydrolase-like (The sequence of the model RefSeq protein was modified relative to this genomic sequence to represent the inferred CDS: substituted 1 base at 1 genomic stop codon), translating to MNDAAGPNLEKVATLLQKLNSDPQFVLAQHAGTTHDLPDICLKRATVQGVQHVFQQAVHPEGKPITNQKSSGRCWIFPCLNVMRLPFMRKLNIEEFEFSQSYLSFWDKVECCYLFLNAFVDTAQEKEPEDGRLVQYLLTNPANDGGQWDMLVNIVEKYGVIAKCFPESYTTEATRRVNDILNHKMREFCIQLRKLVYNSATKGEISATQDTTMEEICRVVCIYLGNPPETFTWEYRDKGKNYQKIGPITPSTFYREHVKPLFNMEDKICLVNDPRSQHKYNKLYTVDYLSNMAGERKTLYNNQPIDLLQKMVAASIKDREAVWFGCDVGKHFNGKLGLGDMNVYDLELVFGVSMKNVNKAERLTFGESLMTHAMTFTAVSEKDDXEGAFVKWRVENWWGEDHGHKGYLCMTDEWFSEYVYEVVVDRKHVPEEVLAVLEQEPIVLPAWDPMGALAE from the coding sequence ATGAACGACGCGGCAGGACCGAATTTGGAGAAGGTAGCTACTCTGCTTCAGAAACTGAATTCTGATCCTCAGTTCGTACTGGCCCAGCATGCCGGCACCACCCACGACCTGCCGGACATCTGTCTGAAGAGGGCCACGGTCCAGGGTGTTCAGCACGTGTTCCAACAGGCTGTGCATCCGGAAGGCAAACCCATCACCAACCAGAAGAGCTCAGGGCGATGCTGGATCTTTCCTTGTCTGAATGTTATGAGACTTCCATTcatgagaaaattaaatattgaagAATTTGAATTTAGTCAGTCTTACCTCTCTTTCTGGGACAAAGTTGAATGCTGTTATCTCTTCTTAAATGCTTTTGTGGACACAGCGCAGGAAAAGGAGCCTGAGGATGGTAGGCTGGTGCAGTATTTGCTTACGAATCCTGCAAATGATGGAGGACAATGGGATATGCTTGTCAATATTGTTGAAAAATATGGTGTTATTGCTAAGTGCTTCCCTGAATCTTATACAACAGAGGCAACCAGAAGGGTGAATGATATTCTGAATCACAAGATGAGAGAATTCTGTATACAACTACGGAAGCTGGTATACAACAGCGCAACCAAAGGAGAAATCTCAGCCACACAGGATACCACGATGGAGGAGATATGCAGAGTGGTGTGTATCTATTTGGGTAATCCACCAGAGACGTTCACCTGGGAGTATCGAGACAAAGGTAAAAACTATCAAAAGATTGGCCCCATAACACCCTCGACGTTTTACAGGGAACATGTCAAGCCACTCTTCAATATGGAAGATAAGATTTGTTTAGTGAATGACCCTCGGTCCCAGCACAAGTACAACAAACTTTACACGGTGGACTACTTAAGCAATATGGCTGGAGAGAGAAAAACTCTATATAACAACCAGCCCATTGACTTATTGCAAAAGATGGTTGCTGCCTCCATCAAAGATAGAGAGGCTGTATGGTTTGGCTGTGATGTTGGAAAACACTTCAATGGCAAGTTGGGCCTCGGTGACATGAATGTCTATGACCTTGAGTTAGTGTTTGGTGTCTCCATGAAGAACGTGAATAAAGCTGAGAGGCTGACTTTTGGTGAGTCACTTATGACCCACGCCATGACCTTCACTGCTGTCTCAGAAAAGGATGATTAGGAGGGTGCTTTCGTGAAATGGAGAGTGGAAAATTGGTGGGGTGAAGACCATGGCCACAAAGGTTACCTGTGCATGACAGATGAGTGGTTCTCTGAATATGTCTACGAAGTGGTGGTGGATAGGAAGCATGTCCCTGAAGAGGTGCTAGCTGTACTAGAGCAGGAGCCCATTGTCCTGCCAGCCTGGGACCCCATGGGTGCTTTGGCCGAGTGA